The DNA region GCAGTGTCGCCACAACCGACCGGCTGGTCCGGGTGATGGTCTACGAAGCGGGGCTCCCAATCTGGGAAGCGGTAAAAATGGCCAGCCTGCTGCCGGCGAAATTTATCGGTGAGGACGGCCGGAAAGGCTCGATCGAGGCCGGGAAGGATGCCGACCTTGTGCTCTTTGATGAGGATATCAACGTTTCGGCGGTCTATGTCGGCGGCGTCAAGGCGAATTTTTAAAAGAACCATCAGTCAATAATATATCGTAACATATAGGAGGTCCCACTATTATGAACATCAATGTCAACGTATCCCCGACCCCGGAATCCCTGGGCGCAAACGCCGCCGCTGAAATTGCGCGGTTGCTGTGCGAGGCGGTCGAAAAGAACGGTTCGGCCCGCGTGATCCTTTCGACCGGCGCTTCCCAGTTTGCCACTATCGACGCGCTCGTCAAGCTGGATGTGCCTTGGGAAAAGGTCGAGATGTTCCATCTGGACGAATACGTCGCGCTTCCGGAGAGCCATATCGCCTCCTTCCGCAAATACCTCAAAGAGCGCTTTGTCAGCAAAGTGCCGGTCAAGGCCGCGCACTTTGTGAATGGCGAGGGCGACGTTGCCGCCAACATCGAAGCGCTGACCAGGGAACTGCGCTCCGCTCCTGTTGACGTGGGTGTTATCGGCATTGGTGAAAACGGCCATATCGCGTTTAACGACCCGCCGGCGGATTTTGACACCGACCTGGCCTACAAGGTGGTCGACCTTGACGAGCGCTGCAAAAAACAGCAGGTCGGCGAAGGCTGGTTCGCAACCGTGGACGATGTCCCGAAGCAGGCGATCACCATGACCGTCAAGCAGATCATGGCCTGCCGCCACATCGTGACCGCCGCGCCGCATGGCGTCAAGGCGGAAGCGATCTTCAACACTGTGACTCAGCCGGTCAGCCCGATGGTCCCTGCCACTATCCTCAAGACCCATCCCGACTGGAAACTGTTCATCGACGACGCATCCGCACAGAAACTTTTCGCGCTGTAAGAAGCTGCGCCTGAAAGAAAAGAGGTACAAAAATGTCCCTGGTAAAATATTTCAATGTCGACCGGCTGCAGTGCTATGCCTTTGAAACCCGGAAAGAGATGGGGATTGCGGCTGCGAAGGATGCCGCCGCAATGCTGCGGGTGCTGTTGGCGGAAAAGGAAACGGTGAACATGATGTTTGCCGCAGCGCCAAGCCAGTCGGATGCGCTCGAAGCGCTGCTCAGCGAGCCGGACATCGACTGGGAGCGCGTAAATGCGTTTCATATGGACGAATACATCGGCCTTTCGCCCCAGGCGCCGCAGGGCTTCGGCAATTTCCTGCGCCGCGCGATCTTTGGACAGAAACCCTTTAAAGAGGTGTTTTATATCGACCCGTCCGCGGCTGATCCGCAGGCGGAAGCGGACCGCTATGAAAAGGTGCTGCTTGAGCATCCGATGGATATCTGCATCCTTGGCGTAGGCGAGAACGGCCACGTCGCTTTCAACGATCCGCCGGTCGCGGACTTTGCGGATAAACGGCTTGTAAAAACAGTTGCGCTTGATGAAATCTGCCGCAACCAGCAGGTCAATGACGGTTGCTTTACACAGCTCGATGAGGTTCCGCGTACGGCGATGACTGTCACCATCCCGGGTCTCATGCGCGCGAAGGCACTCTTTTGTATTGTGCCGGCCAAAACCAAGGCGCACGCCATTTCTGAACTGGTGAAAGGGGAGGTTTCCGAGCGCTGCCCGGCTTCCGTCCTGCGCCGTCAGCCGGCTGCAAAGCT from Anaerotruncus rubiinfantis includes:
- a CDS encoding glucosamine-6-phosphate deaminase; the encoded protein is MNINVNVSPTPESLGANAAAEIARLLCEAVEKNGSARVILSTGASQFATIDALVKLDVPWEKVEMFHLDEYVALPESHIASFRKYLKERFVSKVPVKAAHFVNGEGDVAANIEALTRELRSAPVDVGVIGIGENGHIAFNDPPADFDTDLAYKVVDLDERCKKQQVGEGWFATVDDVPKQAITMTVKQIMACRHIVTAAPHGVKAEAIFNTVTQPVSPMVPATILKTHPDWKLFIDDASAQKLFAL
- a CDS encoding glucosamine-6-phosphate deaminase, coding for MSLVKYFNVDRLQCYAFETRKEMGIAAAKDAAAMLRVLLAEKETVNMMFAAAPSQSDALEALLSEPDIDWERVNAFHMDEYIGLSPQAPQGFGNFLRRAIFGQKPFKEVFYIDPSAADPQAEADRYEKVLLEHPMDICILGVGENGHVAFNDPPVADFADKRLVKTVALDEICRNQQVNDGCFTQLDEVPRTAMTVTIPGLMRAKALFCIVPAKTKAHAISELVKGEVSERCPASVLRRQPAAKLYLDADSASML